One stretch of Leadbetterella byssophila DSM 17132 DNA includes these proteins:
- a CDS encoding biotin--[acetyl-CoA-carboxylase] ligase: MLKLHPKTLFVGQNQVFLPNCHSTNDIASQYTERDDNYDGLLVYTDFQSAGRGQRGTVWLAEPGQNVMMSVVLNTSYLSVNKQFDLSIATALGVYSGLNSLGVQDLSIKWPNDIYWQDKKLGGILIESSIREGKLKSSIIGIGLNVNQRDHLPERAVSLALAGYNYSRDEVICALCEGLEKHVLLLKKGYDLKQEYYSVLLGYQKERSFLSEGVTFQGVITGIGERGELLITSDHSKKKFDIKEISFCF, from the coding sequence TTGCTCAAACTTCATCCCAAAACTTTATTTGTTGGACAAAATCAGGTTTTTCTGCCAAATTGTCATTCCACTAATGATATTGCCTCCCAATATACAGAACGAGATGACAATTATGACGGACTTTTAGTCTATACGGATTTTCAAAGTGCGGGTAGGGGGCAAAGGGGCACGGTTTGGCTGGCAGAACCCGGGCAAAATGTGATGATGTCAGTGGTGTTGAATACATCCTATCTTTCTGTAAATAAACAGTTTGATTTAAGTATTGCGACTGCCTTAGGGGTATATTCCGGACTGAACAGTTTAGGCGTTCAGGATTTAAGTATAAAATGGCCAAATGACATTTATTGGCAGGATAAGAAATTAGGTGGTATTCTGATAGAAAGCAGTATCAGGGAGGGTAAGCTAAAATCCTCCATCATTGGTATAGGTCTTAATGTTAATCAACGGGATCATCTTCCTGAAAGAGCAGTATCTCTTGCTTTGGCAGGCTATAATTATTCAAGAGATGAAGTCATTTGCGCCCTTTGTGAGGGTTTAGAAAAGCATGTCTTGCTCCTTAAGAAAGGATATGACCTGAAGCAGGAATACTATAGTGTTTTGTTAGGCTACCAGAAAGAGCGCAGCTTTCTAAGTGAAGGTGTTACCTTCCAAGGGGTTATAACTGGTATTGGAGAAAGGGGAGAATTATTGATAACATCGGATCATTCCAAGAAAAAATTTGATATTAAGGAAATAAGCTTCTGTTTTTGA
- the rsfS gene encoding ribosome silencing factor, which produces MKKKISSEALCDLIINGIQEKKGFDIVKLDLRKISGAITDFFIICSGGSDTQIGAIAESVDEEVFKHAQELPWHKEGFTNREWILLDYVNVVVHIFRKDRREFYDLESLWGDADFSYYGDTMVPSKTPVQ; this is translated from the coding sequence ATGAAGAAAAAAATTTCTAGTGAAGCCTTATGTGATCTAATAATAAATGGCATACAGGAAAAGAAAGGGTTTGATATCGTTAAACTGGACTTAAGAAAAATATCAGGAGCCATCACAGACTTCTTTATCATCTGCTCTGGAGGATCTGACACCCAAATTGGCGCTATAGCAGAATCTGTGGATGAAGAAGTTTTTAAACATGCTCAAGAACTTCCATGGCATAAGGAAGGTTTTACAAACAGAGAGTGGATTTTGTTAGACTACGTGAATGTAGTGGTACATATCTTCCGTAAAGATCGTCGAGAATTTTATGATTTAGAAAGCCTTTGGGGGGATGCTGATTTCTCTTATTACGGAGATACAATGGTACCTTCAAAAACACCTGTGCAATAA
- a CDS encoding MGH1-like glycoside hydrolase domain-containing protein — protein sequence MMSNVEKHRLLERTDNKGWKKWGPYLSERQWGTVREDYSMNGDAWNYVSHDLSRSKAYRWGEDGIGGISDNKQHICFAFAFWNHKDPILKERLFGLTNNEGNHGEDVKELYYYLDSTPTHSYMKMLYKYPHAAFPYDQLKNENRKRGKGEAEFELLDTGVFDQNAYFDIFIEYAKVEKDDILIRVHAYNRGTKSAPLTILPTLWFRNTWSWGYQEFEKKPMLSGISTRQVEVSHQFFPRMKLYCKDAVELIFTENNSNNKRLYGTDNETPYVKDGFHDYIIKDKKDAVNPNKIGTKVAARYQKMIKGGDSINICLRFTTKTNLQNPFESFEETFEERIKDADDFYSILQEEVHHEEAKKVQRQAFAGMMWSKQFYYYNINQWLKGDPKMPIEFHKRDYERNASWHHAYMANILSMPDKWEYPWFAAWDLAFHTVTLAKIDPDFAKRQLSVVLREYYMHPNGQIPAYEWNFSDVNPPVHAWATLKVYEHDKKMNNGKGDIVFLERVFHKLLLNFTWWVNQKDNDGNNIFGGGFLGLDNIGVFDRNAQIPGVKLQQADATGWMAIYTLNMLRIAMEIALERPAYQDMASKFFEHFLHIAAAINTPMAKSGLGLWDEDDQFYYDKIFTHNNQTLFLKIRSLVGLIPLCAVEVIDDEMLQKLPDFKRRLDWILANRPDLAALISRWYEPGKGETHLLSLLRGHRMKMVFKRLFDENEFLSEHGIRSLSKYHLENPYHFHLHGERLTVTYTPGESDLSIMGGNSNWRGPIWFPLNYLIIDALHKYSSYYGEHYEVEYPTDSGEIITLKEAAFQISERLIEIFLHRNGNRPCDGGVSKLSEDPHFNGYYQFYEYFHGDNGKGLGASHQTGWTGLVADLIAEVAERNRKRGD from the coding sequence ATGATGTCTAACGTGGAAAAGCACCGACTTTTAGAACGTACAGACAACAAAGGATGGAAAAAATGGGGACCTTACCTCTCTGAGAGACAGTGGGGTACAGTAAGGGAAGACTATAGCATGAATGGTGACGCATGGAACTATGTGAGCCATGATCTGTCACGTTCCAAAGCCTATAGATGGGGTGAAGACGGAATAGGAGGGATTTCTGATAATAAGCAGCACATTTGCTTCGCTTTTGCCTTTTGGAACCATAAAGATCCTATCTTAAAAGAGCGCCTTTTTGGCTTAACTAATAATGAAGGGAATCATGGGGAAGACGTGAAAGAATTGTACTATTATTTAGATAGTACTCCTACGCATTCCTACATGAAGATGTTATATAAGTATCCTCATGCTGCTTTTCCTTATGATCAGCTCAAGAACGAAAACAGAAAAAGGGGAAAGGGTGAAGCGGAATTCGAGTTACTTGATACCGGTGTCTTTGATCAGAATGCTTATTTTGACATCTTTATTGAATATGCAAAAGTAGAAAAGGATGATATACTCATTCGTGTCCATGCGTATAACAGAGGTACAAAAAGTGCCCCTCTAACCATTCTGCCTACTTTATGGTTTAGAAATACCTGGTCCTGGGGATATCAGGAATTTGAAAAGAAGCCTATGCTAAGTGGAATTTCTACGCGCCAAGTAGAAGTATCCCATCAATTCTTCCCAAGAATGAAATTATACTGTAAGGATGCAGTTGAGCTGATCTTTACAGAAAATAATAGTAATAATAAGCGCCTTTACGGTACTGACAATGAGACTCCTTACGTGAAGGATGGCTTCCACGACTACATCATCAAGGACAAAAAGGATGCTGTAAATCCCAATAAGATTGGTACCAAGGTAGCCGCCAGATATCAAAAGATGATCAAAGGTGGAGATTCAATTAATATATGTTTAAGATTTACTACCAAAACCAATCTTCAGAATCCATTTGAGAGTTTTGAAGAAACCTTCGAAGAAAGAATCAAAGATGCAGATGATTTCTATAGCATACTGCAGGAAGAGGTACATCATGAAGAGGCTAAAAAGGTGCAGCGTCAAGCATTTGCCGGCATGATGTGGAGTAAGCAGTTTTATTACTATAATATCAATCAATGGCTCAAGGGAGATCCTAAGATGCCCATTGAGTTTCATAAGAGAGATTATGAAAGAAATGCCTCCTGGCATCATGCTTACATGGCAAATATTCTCTCCATGCCGGATAAATGGGAATATCCATGGTTCGCAGCCTGGGATTTAGCGTTTCATACTGTCACTTTGGCAAAAATTGATCCCGACTTTGCGAAGCGCCAACTCTCAGTAGTACTTAGAGAATATTATATGCACCCTAACGGACAAATTCCGGCATACGAGTGGAATTTCTCTGATGTTAACCCTCCTGTTCACGCCTGGGCCACCTTAAAGGTCTATGAGCATGACAAGAAGATGAATAATGGAAAAGGTGATATTGTGTTCTTGGAAAGAGTTTTTCATAAACTATTGCTCAATTTTACCTGGTGGGTAAACCAGAAGGACAATGACGGAAACAATATCTTCGGAGGAGGCTTTCTGGGATTGGATAACATCGGTGTTTTTGATAGAAATGCTCAGATTCCGGGGGTGAAGTTGCAACAAGCAGATGCTACAGGATGGATGGCCATCTATACCCTCAATATGCTAAGAATTGCTATGGAGATAGCCTTGGAAAGACCGGCCTATCAGGACATGGCATCCAAGTTCTTTGAGCATTTTCTACATATCGCGGCAGCCATTAATACCCCTATGGCCAAGTCAGGTTTAGGGCTTTGGGACGAAGACGACCAATTTTACTACGATAAGATCTTTACCCATAATAATCAGACTTTGTTCTTAAAGATCAGGTCCTTAGTGGGGCTAATCCCCCTCTGTGCCGTGGAAGTAATTGATGATGAGATGCTGCAGAAGTTGCCTGACTTCAAGCGGAGATTAGACTGGATCTTAGCTAACCGACCGGATCTTGCCGCCTTGATCTCCAGATGGTATGAGCCGGGCAAAGGAGAGACGCATTTGCTATCTTTGTTAAGAGGACACAGGATGAAGATGGTGTTCAAGCGACTCTTTGATGAAAACGAGTTCTTATCTGAACATGGAATTCGGTCTTTGTCCAAATACCACCTTGAAAATCCTTATCACTTCCATTTACATGGAGAAAGATTGACGGTAACTTATACCCCGGGAGAATCTGACCTGTCCATCATGGGTGGGAACTCGAATTGGAGAGGGCCCATTTGGTTTCCGTTGAACTACCTAATCATTGATGCCCTTCATAAATATTCTTCCTATTATGGGGAACATTATGAAGTAGAATATCCCACGGATTCAGGTGAAATAATCACTTTGAAAGAAGCTGCGTTTCAAATATCGGAGAGGTTAATAGAGATATTCTTGCATAGAAATGGAAACAGACCTTGTGATGGAGGAGTGTCCAAATTAAGTGAAGATCCTCATTTCAATGGTTATTACCAGTTTTATGAATACTTCCACGGAGATAATGGCAAAGGTTTAGGAGCTTCTCATCAGACCGGATGGACGGGATTAGTGGCGGACTTGATTGCTGAAGTGGCAGAAAGGAATAGAAAGAGGGGGGATTAA
- the ftsH gene encoding ATP-dependent zinc metalloprotease FtsH, giving the protein MSDQNSQPNPPRKKINPTPPGGMQGWMVATLILAIMGLLFFNSKSALPTVPYKTFEDMVKNQEVESLSIVKGKKLVEISLNQKGLSNPAYKNNLGNAKFTKGPHLEMNIVSDDSFMNSFDNLKKESDLPEDYKSNLYPNSVERSDYMQIFMSLFPWLFLFGLMYFLMSRMSGGGPGGAIFNIGKSKAALFDADNRVKVTFADVAGLDEAKEELTEIVEFLKKPTKYTELGGKIPKGALLVGPPGTGKTLMAKAVAGEASVPFFSLSGSDFVEMFVGVGAARVRDLFKQAKEKAPCIIFIDEIDAVGRSRGKGAMPGGNDERENTLNSLLVEMDGFGSDTGIIILAATNRPDVLDAALLRPGRFDRQISVDVPDINGREAIFKVHLKPIKASSEVDAKKLAAQTPGFAGAEIANVCNEAALLAARRGKKEVEMKDFQDAIDREIGGLEKRNKLISPEEKEIVAFHEAGHAITGWFLEHANPLVKVSIVPRGVAALGYAQYLPKEQYLYRTEQLFDEMCMALGGRAAEEVVFGKISTGALSDLEKITKMAYSMVTIYGMNDKLGHISYYDSKGQSEYSFSKPYSESTAKLIDEEVKKLIDHAYETTKALLIEKRQELDALAKALLDREIIYQHDLVEIIGERPFDKPTVYQEFLDKKEEA; this is encoded by the coding sequence ATGTCTGATCAAAATAGCCAACCGAACCCTCCGCGCAAGAAGATCAACCCTACGCCTCCCGGTGGTATGCAGGGATGGATGGTAGCCACCTTGATCTTGGCCATTATGGGTTTGTTGTTTTTCAACTCTAAAAGTGCTTTACCTACTGTACCCTACAAGACCTTTGAAGACATGGTGAAAAACCAGGAAGTGGAGAGCTTGTCTATAGTTAAGGGTAAAAAACTTGTTGAAATTTCTTTGAACCAAAAAGGATTATCCAATCCAGCGTATAAGAATAATTTAGGAAACGCTAAATTCACTAAAGGACCTCATTTAGAGATGAATATTGTCTCTGATGACTCCTTCATGAATAGCTTTGATAACCTAAAGAAGGAAAGTGACCTACCTGAAGATTACAAAAGTAACCTTTATCCGAATTCTGTGGAAAGAAGTGATTACATGCAGATCTTCATGTCCCTTTTCCCATGGTTATTCCTGTTCGGTTTGATGTACTTCTTAATGAGCAGGATGTCAGGAGGTGGGCCGGGAGGAGCCATTTTCAACATTGGAAAATCAAAAGCTGCCCTCTTTGATGCGGATAACCGCGTGAAGGTCACCTTTGCAGATGTAGCAGGTTTAGATGAAGCAAAAGAAGAATTAACGGAGATCGTTGAATTCTTAAAGAAGCCAACCAAATACACGGAACTTGGGGGTAAAATACCTAAAGGAGCCCTACTTGTAGGCCCTCCGGGTACAGGTAAAACCTTGATGGCAAAAGCAGTGGCAGGTGAAGCTTCCGTTCCTTTCTTCTCTCTATCCGGTTCTGACTTCGTAGAAATGTTCGTAGGGGTAGGTGCTGCAAGGGTTAGAGACTTGTTCAAACAAGCCAAAGAGAAAGCTCCTTGTATCATCTTTATTGATGAGATTGATGCCGTAGGTAGAAGTAGAGGTAAAGGTGCCATGCCTGGTGGTAATGACGAAAGAGAGAACACGCTGAACTCCTTACTAGTAGAAATGGATGGTTTCGGCTCTGATACCGGTATCATCATTCTGGCCGCAACTAACCGTCCGGATGTATTGGATGCTGCCCTCCTAAGACCGGGTAGATTTGACCGTCAAATCTCTGTTGATGTACCGGATATCAACGGTAGAGAAGCGATCTTCAAAGTGCATTTAAAACCTATCAAGGCTTCTTCTGAAGTAGATGCAAAAAAACTTGCTGCACAAACTCCAGGATTTGCCGGTGCGGAAATTGCTAACGTATGTAATGAAGCTGCCCTTCTTGCTGCCCGTAGAGGTAAAAAAGAAGTGGAAATGAAGGATTTCCAGGATGCAATAGACCGCGAGATCGGAGGTCTGGAGAAGAGAAACAAACTGATTTCTCCAGAAGAGAAAGAGATAGTAGCCTTCCACGAAGCCGGCCACGCCATAACCGGATGGTTCCTAGAACATGCTAACCCACTGGTTAAAGTGAGCATAGTACCTAGAGGTGTAGCAGCTTTAGGTTATGCCCAATACTTACCAAAAGAACAATACCTGTACCGTACAGAACAATTGTTCGATGAGATGTGCATGGCCCTTGGTGGCAGAGCCGCAGAGGAAGTAGTTTTCGGTAAGATCTCTACAGGTGCCCTGAGCGACTTGGAAAAGATCACGAAGATGGCCTACAGCATGGTTACCATCTACGGTATGAACGATAAATTAGGACATATCTCCTATTACGATTCAAAAGGACAAAGCGAATATTCTTTCTCTAAACCCTATTCAGAAAGCACTGCGAAACTGATAGATGAGGAAGTGAAAAAACTCATAGATCATGCCTATGAGACCACGAAAGCCCTCTTGATAGAAAAACGTCAGGAACTGGATGCTTTAGCTAAGGCCCTACTGGATAGAGAAATCATTTACCAGCATGACTTGGTAGAAATCATTGGAGAAAGACCTTTCGATAAACCTACCGTTTATCAAGAGTTTTTAGATAAGAAAGAAGAAGCATAA
- a CDS encoding efflux transporter outer membrane subunit, with protein sequence MKTKIFIILLILVSACKVKQEYVRDTSNLPENFRNQVVKDTLNVANIPWKKFFKDSLLVALIDTALSENIPLNIAARDILIVQEQLLQKKANFFPTLTTSPEFYGENHSVNRYSSPNSKYYKDKEIPDFMFVSRRQYLIPFRSTWEADIWGKLARMKESTQAKLAGTLAEYQALQTDLVAEVAISYYNLLVLDEQLKVAQTNLALTQNTLDLTKLQFKAGMVTSLAIQQTENQLLNATALIPKIQREINREENYLKSLMGQFPGKINREPNLDGERFSEKIFTGTPMDLLRNRPDIQADEYNLIAAYADADVAKANRYPTLALKADLGLDSQIFGVLFNPIGSLYATFSSSLLTPIFQNRKLKTAENIAKIEKSQAADQFRNTLVKAVKEVSDEVNNIEKLEEEYLIASERLANAKKAVQNAALLYKSGMANYLEVINAQSNALNNEMALFDIRLDILTANIQLYRKLGGGWN encoded by the coding sequence ATGAAGACTAAAATATTCATAATACTTCTCATTCTGGTTTCGGCCTGTAAAGTCAAACAAGAATACGTAAGAGACACTAGCAATCTTCCTGAAAACTTTAGAAATCAGGTAGTCAAAGACACATTAAATGTGGCTAATATTCCGTGGAAAAAGTTCTTTAAAGATAGCTTATTAGTGGCTCTGATTGACACCGCCCTAAGCGAGAACATTCCTTTGAACATAGCGGCCAGAGATATACTCATAGTGCAGGAACAATTGCTCCAGAAGAAAGCCAACTTCTTTCCTACCCTCACTACAAGCCCGGAATTCTATGGGGAGAATCATTCGGTGAACAGATACTCTTCTCCTAATAGCAAATACTACAAAGACAAAGAAATCCCTGATTTCATGTTTGTGAGTAGAAGACAGTACCTCATCCCCTTCCGCTCAACTTGGGAAGCCGATATCTGGGGAAAACTGGCCAGAATGAAGGAAAGCACTCAAGCTAAATTAGCTGGCACACTTGCTGAATATCAAGCACTGCAAACTGACTTAGTAGCAGAGGTAGCTATCTCCTATTACAACCTTTTGGTCCTTGATGAACAGCTGAAGGTGGCGCAAACTAACCTAGCTCTCACCCAAAATACCCTTGATCTGACCAAACTTCAATTTAAAGCAGGTATGGTAACTTCTTTGGCTATCCAACAAACAGAAAACCAGTTGCTGAATGCCACCGCTTTGATCCCTAAGATTCAAAGGGAAATCAACAGGGAAGAAAATTATTTAAAAAGTCTGATGGGACAATTCCCCGGAAAAATTAATCGTGAACCTAACTTAGATGGGGAAAGATTCTCGGAGAAGATCTTTACTGGAACTCCCATGGATTTGCTTAGAAACCGACCGGATATTCAGGCGGATGAATATAATTTGATTGCAGCCTATGCTGATGCAGACGTAGCGAAAGCTAATCGTTATCCTACCTTAGCGTTGAAAGCAGATTTAGGTTTAGACTCCCAGATTTTTGGAGTGTTATTTAACCCCATAGGATCTTTATATGCTACCTTTTCCAGCTCATTATTGACGCCCATATTCCAAAACAGGAAATTAAAAACGGCAGAGAACATAGCAAAGATAGAGAAGAGCCAAGCCGCTGATCAATTTAGAAACACCTTAGTCAAAGCCGTTAAAGAGGTTTCAGATGAGGTGAATAACATTGAAAAACTCGAAGAAGAATACCTTATTGCTTCAGAACGTTTGGCTAATGCTAAAAAAGCTGTTCAAAACGCAGCTCTCCTTTATAAGAGTGGTATGGCCAATTATTTAGAGGTGATAAACGCCCAAAGCAATGCCCTAAATAACGAAATGGCATTGTTTGATATCCGCTTAGATATCTTGACGGCAAACATCCAATTGTATAGAAAATTAGGAGGGGGATGGAATTAA
- a CDS encoding alpha-L-rhamnosidase-related protein translates to MRKIILLLLISWAAHAQVRRDETITTYRNAKRIVWQSDQGIEGLSQLLSQNSGQAVLSNEGVVKLKSKKGTLPGFLLDFGQEVHGGLEIVTGMYPGNKPIKLRVRFGESVGEAMSDHGSSATNDHAMRDMEVSVPWLGKIRIGDTGFRFVRIDMLDENQDLYLREVNAAVVMRDLPYLGSFHSSDSMLNQIWQTGAYTVHLNLQDYLWDGIKRDRLVWVGDLHPEVSTVMAVFGDLEVVKKSLDLARKTTPLPEWMNGISTYSMWWLIIQRDWFRQYGDLTYLKEQEDYLKSLLKHLMNKVDADGREKLDGNRFLDWPTSNNKRAVDVGLQAMMIWTLEAGAELCKVLEDVELEKECQNLRNKMLRAKPEFTENKQATALLALAGSLDAKNASRNIIEKGGADGFSTFYGYYMLEAMAKGERVPEALKIIKEYWGGMINMGATSFWEDFDLKWTEGSTRIDEMPVPGKKDIHGDFGDYCYVGYRHSLSHGWASGPTAFLSKYVLGVNVIDKDTVEIKPELGHLSYAEGTYPTSKGILKIRHEKGRDGKVKTTYEAPAGLIVK, encoded by the coding sequence ATGAGGAAGATAATATTATTGCTTCTTATTAGTTGGGCAGCTCATGCGCAAGTTAGAAGGGATGAAACCATCACTACCTACAGAAATGCTAAGCGCATAGTATGGCAGAGTGATCAAGGCATAGAAGGATTGAGTCAATTGCTTAGTCAGAATAGTGGACAAGCTGTGTTGAGCAATGAAGGGGTAGTGAAACTGAAGAGCAAAAAGGGCACCTTGCCGGGATTTCTCCTTGATTTTGGACAGGAAGTTCATGGAGGGCTGGAAATAGTCACGGGGATGTATCCGGGAAACAAGCCCATAAAACTGCGGGTGAGATTTGGGGAATCTGTGGGGGAAGCTATGAGTGATCACGGTTCAAGTGCTACAAATGATCATGCTATGAGGGACATGGAGGTGAGTGTCCCCTGGCTGGGCAAAATACGTATAGGGGACACAGGTTTTAGGTTTGTACGGATAGATATGCTGGATGAGAATCAGGACTTGTACCTGAGGGAGGTGAATGCCGCAGTGGTCATGAGGGACTTGCCCTACCTAGGCTCTTTTCATAGCAGTGATAGCATGTTAAATCAAATATGGCAGACGGGCGCTTACACAGTACACTTGAATCTGCAAGACTATCTTTGGGATGGGATCAAGAGAGATAGATTAGTATGGGTGGGTGATCTTCACCCGGAAGTTTCTACGGTGATGGCTGTATTTGGGGACTTAGAGGTGGTGAAAAAGAGTTTGGATTTAGCAAGAAAAACTACTCCATTGCCGGAATGGATGAACGGGATCAGTACCTATTCCATGTGGTGGCTGATTATTCAAAGAGATTGGTTCAGACAGTATGGGGATTTAACCTATTTGAAGGAGCAGGAGGATTACCTGAAGTCCCTATTAAAACATTTGATGAATAAAGTTGATGCAGATGGTAGAGAGAAATTAGATGGAAACAGATTCTTAGACTGGCCCACCAGTAATAATAAAAGGGCAGTGGACGTGGGATTGCAGGCAATGATGATATGGACACTGGAAGCGGGTGCGGAATTATGTAAGGTCCTAGAGGATGTAGAATTAGAAAAGGAGTGTCAAAACCTCAGAAATAAGATGCTAAGGGCAAAGCCTGAATTCACAGAAAATAAACAGGCTACGGCATTGTTAGCTTTAGCAGGAAGCTTGGATGCCAAAAATGCATCACGAAATATCATTGAGAAGGGTGGTGCGGATGGTTTCTCTACCTTTTACGGTTATTATATGTTAGAAGCTATGGCCAAAGGGGAGCGAGTGCCTGAGGCTTTGAAGATCATAAAGGAATACTGGGGCGGAATGATAAACATGGGTGCTACAAGTTTTTGGGAAGATTTTGATTTGAAGTGGACAGAAGGTAGTACGCGTATTGATGAGATGCCTGTTCCCGGTAAAAAGGACATACACGGTGATTTTGGAGATTATTGCTACGTGGGCTATAGACATAGTTTAAGTCACGGATGGGCATCTGGGCCTACCGCCTTTTTGAGTAAGTATGTATTAGGCGTAAATGTTATAGATAAAGATACGGTGGAGATTAAGCCTGAATTGGGGCATTTGTCTTATGCGGAAGGTACTTATCCTACTTCAAAGGGGATTCTTAAAATCCGACATGAAAAGGGGAGGGACGGGAAGGTGAAAACTACCTATGAGGCGCCGGCAGGATTAATCGTGAAATAA